The genomic window AGGTACTGAACGCCCCAGCGGAGGCACAGCGCTTCGAGGTCGTCGGGGCTGAAGAGGTGGCCATGGGTGGCGAGGATGCGGACGCCCTCCACCTGCGCGAAGACGTAGGGCTGCTGGATGGGCACCTGCAGGACCAACTGATCGACCTCGGAGTCTGCATTGCCTCGTGCAATCAGCAGAGGCTGCGGGACCGCGTTGATCGCCTCGGCCAGGGCCTTCGGATCGTAGGCCTCCACCGGCTTGAACTTTGGGCCGTGATAGAGCAGATCGCCGCAGTGGAAGATGACGTCGGCGTCGTGAAGGGCCAGCTCCCAGGCCCGCTCCCAGCCCTGCAGATTCCCGTGCGTATCGCTGATAAGGCCCAGCTTCACGATGTGTGCCTCCCTCGCGCAAAGGCGGACGGCTACCGGGGATCGCGCACCCAGGTCGAGGCCGTGTTCAGTTGCCAGTCCATCCCGAAGTAGCCCGCGACCTCATGCTCGTTCGTGTCGTCGTAGTTGAAGCGGTGGCAGTTGAAGATCAGGAAGTCGGGGACCAAATCGTGCTTGTGGTTGATCCCGCACTTCTCCCCGTACAGTCGGCCCGCGTAGATGACCACGTAGCGCTCAGGGTTCAAGGGGTTCGGGTAGCACATCACGAGCCCCAGATCGTCGCCCTTGTAGGTGCCCCCGGCCACGGTGTATTCCTGCTCACCAATCTTGATCGGCAGCTTCGGCTGGATCTGCTTGAGGATCGAGTTGCTGGCCGGTGTGCCGAACAGGACCAGATTCCGCGTCGCAAGGTCCTGCGGTGTGACGTCACGGTCGATCTTCAGCGGCGGGACCCCGTCGGCGAACTGATCCCACTCGTCACTCCACTTGCGAGCGTTGAGGGCATTCGCCTGGTTCTGCTCGTCGGTGCCGCTCGTGCCGACCACGAGGAGGAAGGCGGTGTTGAAGACGTCCTCGACGGGTCCGCACAGGCCCTTGCGCTTGTGTGGCGGGAAGTCCGCCGGGGTCTGCTCCACGCCGTCACAGCGGACGTACAGGTCCCAGTTCGCCGTCGCGCGGACGGTCTGCTTCTTGCCATTGACCACGGCCTCGAAGTCCTCGACGCGCTGCAGCGGCGACTGATCGACCTTGAGGTCTACCAGCCGCACGTTGGTGGTCTTCAGCGTGAACCCGCTACCATCCGCGTTCACCTGGCAGTCGACCGTGGCAGCCTTGGCGGGCTCAATCAGATCGACCACGCGCACCCAGAAGGCCGTGTCGTAGTTGAGGCTATAGGTCTTGTAGGTGACTCGGCGCGGCGGAGTCTCGGGCAGGCTGAAGTCCTTGGTCCAGGTCCAGGCATTGCGGAAGCAGGGCAGGTCCCAGTAGATGTAGTGGTTCTGGCCCTTGAACTCATACAGCTTCATCGGGATTCCGAGCTTGGCGGCGGCGCTGACCATAGTGCGGGACTGCTCGACGGGAATCAGCGAGTCCTGCTCGCCGTGCTGCACGAACATGGGCTGGTTGCGGGCGTTCATCACCAGGTCGATGGGGTTGTCCCACTCGACCAGAACGCGGCGGAAGGGGGCCAGGTCGTCGCGACTCGTCGGCCAGTTGGGGAGCGCTCGCGGCC from Armatimonadia bacterium includes these protein-coding regions:
- the yfcE gene encoding phosphodiesterase, yielding MKLGLISDTHGNLQGWERAWELALHDADVIFHCGDLLYHGPKFKPVEAYDPKALAEAINAVPQPLLIARGNADSEVDQLVLQVPIQQPYVFAQVEGVRILATHGHLFSPDDLEALCLRWGVQYLLTGHTHVPTIRPLGTCTHINPGTVTYPLSSEESKRRPTCGVIEGDDVYLLDLGTGERLSV
- a CDS encoding prolyl oligopeptidase family serine peptidase encodes the protein MQSWRRRVAKIWALTSLASGRPLLPLTGLLMLTFAAAAWPQQVGNGTQAARIQELQNAVIAVDGSSVDHNSPAYRTNYPFALLQLKKARMAAARTWYVTDNSVETFVQKGLEALSRLRRGQTYQAEPGMLSELAYITANDSTVQPYYLHLPANYDPAKKWPLIVFLHGYVPTTSMLDPWLLSEAVCQLAEDNGCILLLPYGRRNTDFQGVGEVDVLASTEEVKALYKIDPSRVYMSGVSMGGMGAWNMALRHPGMYAATTPISGQTDMHAWWPRALPNWPTSRDDLAPFRRVLVEWDNPIDLVMNARNQPMFVQHGEQDSLIPVEQSRTMVSAAAKLGIPMKLYEFKGQNHYIYWDLPCFRNAWTWTKDFSLPETPPRRVTYKTYSLNYDTAFWVRVVDLIEPAKAATVDCQVNADGSGFTLKTTNVRLVDLKVDQSPLQRVEDFEAVVNGKKQTVRATANWDLYVRCDGVEQTPADFPPHKRKGLCGPVEDVFNTAFLLVVGTSGTDEQNQANALNARKWSDEWDQFADGVPPLKIDRDVTPQDLATRNLVLFGTPASNSILKQIQPKLPIKIGEQEYTVAGGTYKGDDLGLVMCYPNPLNPERYVVIYAGRLYGEKCGINHKHDLVPDFLIFNCHRFNYDDTNEHEVAGYFGMDWQLNTASTWVRDPR